The proteins below are encoded in one region of Methanosarcina barkeri 3:
- a CDS encoding 4Fe-4S binding protein → MQEDMRLSVFAEKKDKQLIYYPEKCIGCGTCVQACPKGNLTVGAVGAITRGLLDADFLEIKEREACLVCGICAKVCPTGALEMKQEGKTLTDMSYLSRAMKPTSVNESCVHCGLCEDICPQGCIEVTREISADGKLKLVGKTNIDTECCVHCGWCAEVCPVNAISVEKPFEGRWTRDENICQTCHTCVEVCPANAIFNKKAKPGERVEKISHRPDACIYCGACAIACPVDAIDVRKTAILPDMEKKGVLEKKLLEAPVQPAQLRTYLETDEAACLGCGNCVIVCPVNALSDRELAAGHLNNMDEKALLGVKNGRISVIDQDRCGADGTCALICPVDAIRLVKREVE, encoded by the coding sequence ATGCAAGAAGATATGCGATTGTCTGTCTTTGCCGAAAAAAAAGACAAGCAGCTGATATATTACCCCGAAAAATGCATTGGCTGCGGGACCTGCGTGCAGGCATGCCCGAAAGGTAACCTGACAGTTGGAGCTGTTGGAGCAATAACACGAGGGTTGCTGGATGCGGATTTCCTGGAAATAAAGGAACGTGAAGCCTGCCTTGTCTGTGGAATTTGCGCAAAAGTTTGTCCCACAGGTGCTCTTGAAATGAAGCAGGAAGGAAAAACTCTCACTGACATGTCCTACCTTTCAAGAGCCATGAAACCCACGTCAGTAAATGAAAGCTGTGTTCATTGCGGGCTTTGTGAGGATATCTGCCCGCAAGGCTGCATTGAGGTAACCCGTGAAATTTCAGCAGATGGAAAACTGAAGCTTGTCGGAAAGACCAACATTGATACCGAATGTTGTGTCCACTGCGGCTGGTGCGCAGAAGTTTGTCCGGTTAATGCTATTTCCGTCGAAAAACCTTTTGAAGGGCGCTGGACCAGAGATGAGAACATCTGTCAGACCTGCCACACCTGTGTGGAAGTTTGTCCTGCAAATGCTATTTTTAATAAAAAAGCTAAACCTGGAGAACGAGTCGAAAAAATAAGTCACCGTCCGGATGCCTGCATTTACTGTGGAGCCTGTGCGATTGCCTGCCCTGTTGACGCTATTGATGTCAGAAAAACAGCAATTCTCCCGGATATGGAAAAAAAGGGTGTGCTTGAGAAAAAGTTACTTGAAGCCCCTGTTCAGCCGGCTCAGCTACGTACTTACCTGGAAACCGATGAAGCTGCATGCCTGGGCTGCGGAAACTGTGTAATTGTCTGTCCTGTTAATGCCCTTTCTGACCGTGAACTTGCAGCCGGACACCTGAACAACATGGACGAAAAAGCTCTTCTAGGAGTTAAAAATGGGAGAATTTCAGTCATAGACCAGGACCGCTGTGGAGCAGATGGTACATGTGCCCTTATCTGCCCTGTTGATGCGATCAGGCTTGTAAAAAGAGAGGTGGAGTGA
- a CDS encoding formylmethanofuran dehydrogenase subunit A, translating into MAGTIAIKNGYVFDPLNEINGEIMDIFIKDGKVVRELSAAEMKDIKVIDASGMTVMPGGVDSHSHVAGAKVNAGRSMRPEDHYKANLQKTSLTHSGSGYTVPSVYKQGYDYAAMGYTTVFEAAVPPLEARHTHEEMRATPLLDMGGYMVLGNNFFLMRYFRDGDMEKAAAYVAWMMKTHKTYGIKCVNPAGVENWGWGKNINSLDEANIHFEITPREVIKGLTEINELLGMPMPVHLHANNLGHPGCYAITKDSLKISDGVKTRQDMDVEWAETKTDPSRDRSVYLTHLMFNSFAGTTWGDCESGVKDIADYINNKDHVVIDSGCTPFGEATVMTGDGPAIHDLYTLTGNKWSNTDVEMECGSGVLPFTYFKSNPVHSLQWAMGLECLLLINDPWKTIMTTDSPNGGPFTKYPEVMTWIMSEAFRKQTFSECHKWANDRSELGGINRELSLYDLAILTRANPAKTIGMAHRKGSLGVGADGDVTVYNINPQQLDANNYEALLRTFRKAEYTVKDGEVVAVKGEIVSLPEKRTYYSEVHVEDEREKEMLTDVKEWFRYYTLGFANYPTPEKYLQNPTPIQVNVVR; encoded by the coding sequence ATGGCAGGAACAATTGCAATTAAGAACGGATACGTCTTTGATCCCCTCAATGAAATAAATGGGGAAATTATGGATATCTTCATCAAGGACGGAAAAGTTGTAAGAGAGCTTTCTGCAGCCGAAATGAAAGATATAAAGGTTATTGATGCCTCTGGTATGACAGTCATGCCCGGAGGAGTTGACTCTCATTCTCACGTTGCAGGTGCAAAGGTTAATGCCGGCAGGTCAATGCGTCCTGAAGACCATTATAAAGCAAATCTCCAGAAGACCTCACTTACCCATTCCGGTTCAGGTTATACTGTTCCCTCGGTCTACAAACAGGGATACGATTACGCAGCAATGGGGTACACAACTGTTTTTGAAGCTGCAGTTCCTCCTCTTGAAGCCCGTCACACCCATGAAGAGATGCGCGCTACTCCGCTCCTTGACATGGGCGGCTATATGGTTCTCGGAAATAACTTCTTTTTAATGCGTTATTTCCGAGACGGAGATATGGAAAAAGCTGCTGCCTATGTGGCATGGATGATGAAGACCCACAAAACCTATGGAATTAAATGTGTCAATCCCGCAGGAGTCGAAAACTGGGGCTGGGGTAAAAACATAAATTCTCTTGATGAGGCGAACATACACTTTGAAATTACTCCAAGAGAAGTTATAAAGGGACTTACTGAAATCAACGAACTTCTCGGCATGCCTATGCCTGTTCACCTGCATGCAAATAACCTGGGACACCCTGGTTGCTATGCAATTACTAAAGATTCTCTTAAAATTTCGGATGGGGTAAAGACCAGACAGGATATGGATGTGGAGTGGGCTGAAACCAAAACAGATCCTTCAAGAGACCGTTCCGTATACCTGACCCATTTGATGTTCAACAGTTTCGCAGGTACAACCTGGGGAGACTGTGAGTCTGGAGTAAAAGATATTGCAGACTATATTAACAACAAGGATCACGTGGTAATCGATAGTGGATGCACTCCCTTTGGAGAAGCAACAGTTATGACAGGAGACGGGCCTGCCATTCATGACCTTTACACGCTTACAGGTAACAAGTGGTCAAATACCGACGTTGAAATGGAGTGTGGCTCAGGAGTTCTTCCCTTTACCTATTTCAAGTCAAACCCTGTACACAGCTTGCAGTGGGCAATGGGACTTGAATGTCTTTTGCTTATTAACGACCCCTGGAAGACAATTATGACCACGGACAGCCCCAATGGTGGGCCGTTTACGAAGTATCCGGAGGTTATGACCTGGATCATGTCCGAGGCTTTCAGGAAACAGACCTTCAGCGAATGCCATAAGTGGGCAAATGACAGGAGTGAACTCGGAGGCATAAACCGGGAACTTTCTCTTTATGACCTTGCGATCCTGACCAGAGCTAACCCTGCTAAGACAATTGGAATGGCACACAGGAAAGGTTCACTTGGCGTGGGTGCTGATGGAGATGTCACAGTTTACAACATAAATCCGCAACAGCTTGACGCAAATAACTACGAAGCTCTTCTCAGAACTTTCAGGAAGGCAGAGTACACTGTAAAGGACGGTGAAGTTGTAGCTGTAAAAGGAGAAATTGTTTCCTTACCTGAAAAGAGAACTTATTATTCCGAAGTGCATGTCGAAGACGAACGGGAAAAAGAAATGCTGACCGATGTGAAGGAATGGTTCAGGTACTACACCCTGGGTTTTGCTAACTATCCAACTCCAGAGAAGTATCTGCAAAATCCGACTCCCATACAGGTTAATGTTGTGAGGTGA
- a CDS encoding formylmethanofuran dehydrogenase subunit C, protein MTEGVLINKKETESKLEAVIKPESFTGKSTVEMEEVTLVPKKDIDIKLEADVITPDSFAGKNSEEIGNLAVWQGPKTYPLSEFFEVTGNAGSSAAETFIRIKGDAMRVKRIGEGMSAGKIEIEGSAGMHVGTGMKGGEIVVYGDADSWAGMEMTGGLLHIKGNAGDHVGCAYRGKWHGMKGGRILIEGSARHQLGGGMDGGEILVEGNVESFCGIRQNGGLIFVKGNALRGVGAEMAGGTIVIGGKIERFSPGFEFVSMENSVKSGETELIGEFKKFIGDYAISKRAKGALYVIADINPEL, encoded by the coding sequence ATGACAGAGGGAGTTCTTATAAACAAAAAAGAGACCGAGAGTAAGCTAGAAGCAGTTATAAAACCTGAATCATTTACCGGCAAAAGTACTGTAGAAATGGAAGAAGTAACGCTTGTTCCTAAAAAAGATATTGACATAAAACTGGAAGCAGATGTTATAACTCCTGATTCCTTTGCAGGCAAAAACTCCGAGGAAATCGGAAACCTGGCAGTCTGGCAGGGGCCAAAGACCTATCCTCTCTCCGAGTTTTTTGAAGTGACAGGCAATGCAGGCAGTTCTGCAGCTGAGACCTTCATCCGCATAAAAGGTGACGCAATGAGAGTCAAAAGGATTGGCGAAGGCATGAGCGCAGGAAAAATCGAAATTGAGGGTTCTGCTGGAATGCACGTAGGCACAGGGATGAAAGGAGGAGAGATTGTCGTTTACGGAGATGCTGATTCCTGGGCAGGTATGGAAATGACAGGCGGGCTCCTGCATATTAAAGGCAATGCCGGAGACCACGTGGGCTGTGCTTACAGAGGTAAATGGCACGGCATGAAAGGTGGACGGATCCTTATAGAAGGCTCGGCACGCCACCAGCTAGGAGGCGGCATGGACGGAGGGGAAATTCTTGTAGAAGGCAATGTTGAAAGCTTCTGCGGAATCCGTCAGAATGGAGGTCTCATCTTCGTAAAAGGAAACGCTCTTCGTGGAGTAGGCGCTGAAATGGCAGGAGGCACCATAGTTATTGGGGGTAAAATTGAGCGTTTCTCCCCTGGTTTTGAATTTGTGTCTATGGAAAATAGTGTCAAATCCGGTGAGACTGAGCTAATAGGCGAATTCAAGAAATTCATAGGAGACTATGCAATTAGCAAGCGGGCAAAAGGAGCGCTTTACGTAATTGCAGACATAAACCCTGAACTTTGA
- a CDS encoding molybdopterin dinucleotide binding domain-containing protein — protein sequence MEVILLTGSTINEGRLAKGGDKFTDDYTMECASCWISPVDFTSLCSPEKVKVTSGNGKHSVVVYTKCTDSVQPGQVFMPRAIWANVIVDPDTLSTGSPLYKGAPVTIEPTDEEVLSAEDVVLKVYIGGQ from the coding sequence ATGGAAGTAATACTCCTTACAGGAAGTACGATTAATGAAGGCAGGCTTGCCAAAGGTGGGGACAAATTTACTGACGACTACACTATGGAATGTGCATCGTGCTGGATTTCTCCAGTGGATTTTACATCACTCTGTTCCCCTGAGAAAGTAAAAGTAACGAGCGGGAATGGAAAACATTCTGTCGTAGTTTATACAAAATGTACGGACTCGGTCCAGCCAGGGCAGGTGTTCATGCCGAGGGCTATTTGGGCGAATGTAATCGTCGACCCTGATACTCTTTCTACAGGTTCTCCCCTCTATAAGGGCGCTCCAGTGACGATTGAACCCACTGATGAAGAGGTTCTTAGCGCCGAAGATGTAGTATTGAAAGTTTATATCGGAGGGCAGTAA
- a CDS encoding formylmethanofuran dehydrogenase subunit B: MIYKNIICPVCGASCDDIQVEFGDGKIEAKNACKMGNAKFQEVVSSHRLRQPLKKNEGKLTPTVWDEALEKAADILVSAKRPLLFMGSETSCEAHEIGLKIGEYLGAIVDSNATICHGPTAMGIQESGKVGATEGQKKNRADLLVYWGTNPLESMPRQMSRYAVFPRGYWTKRGRFDRTVITVDPRKTPTAEASDLHVQLKPGSDYELISALMTLLHGKTPHPSVEEITGVPIPVMEEMLDMMKNCTFGAISVGLGLSSSIGKHRNAEIAMNFVKEMNNYSKFTLGALRGHCNVAGFNQVAAYMYGYPFGLDFTRGHPRYNPGEFTTVDVLREKDVDAAFVMCADLVCHIPADCASYLAEIPMVCLDIAPCPTVAASDIVLPGVIDAMECDGTFYRLDDVAVHFEPFTTSPFEFTKSNEDTLKQLFEKIKARK, encoded by the coding sequence ATGATTTACAAAAACATAATCTGTCCGGTCTGCGGGGCGTCCTGTGATGACATCCAGGTTGAATTCGGAGACGGAAAGATTGAAGCTAAAAACGCATGTAAAATGGGAAATGCCAAATTTCAGGAAGTTGTAAGTTCCCACAGACTCAGGCAGCCACTTAAAAAGAATGAAGGAAAATTGACACCCACAGTCTGGGATGAAGCTCTTGAGAAAGCTGCCGATATTCTTGTTTCGGCAAAGCGGCCCCTGCTTTTCATGGGCAGTGAGACCTCCTGCGAAGCACATGAAATAGGGCTCAAGATAGGGGAATACCTTGGTGCAATTGTCGATTCCAATGCTACTATCTGTCATGGCCCAACTGCTATGGGAATCCAGGAATCCGGAAAAGTCGGTGCAACCGAAGGGCAGAAGAAAAACAGGGCCGACCTTTTAGTTTACTGGGGAACCAATCCACTTGAATCCATGCCAAGACAGATGTCAAGGTATGCAGTTTTCCCAAGAGGTTACTGGACAAAACGCGGACGTTTTGACAGGACAGTTATCACTGTAGATCCGAGAAAAACTCCAACTGCTGAAGCTTCCGACCTGCACGTACAGCTCAAACCTGGATCGGACTACGAACTGATTAGCGCACTTATGACTTTACTTCACGGAAAAACTCCCCATCCGTCGGTAGAAGAGATTACCGGAGTTCCCATTCCTGTTATGGAAGAGATGCTTGATATGATGAAGAACTGCACTTTCGGAGCTATCTCAGTGGGACTCGGGCTTTCATCATCAATCGGAAAACACAGGAACGCCGAAATCGCCATGAACTTCGTAAAGGAAATGAATAACTATTCCAAGTTCACCCTCGGAGCTCTCCGTGGCCACTGCAACGTAGCCGGCTTTAACCAGGTTGCTGCTTACATGTACGGCTATCCCTTCGGGCTTGACTTCACACGCGGACACCCGCGTTACAATCCAGGAGAATTCACAACCGTGGACGTGCTGCGAGAAAAAGATGTGGATGCAGCTTTTGTAATGTGTGCTGACCTTGTCTGTCACATCCCTGCAGATTGCGCCTCTTATCTTGCTGAAATCCCTATGGTCTGCCTGGATATTGCTCCCTGCCCGACAGTAGCTGCTTCGGATATCGTACTTCCCGGAGTCATTGATGCTATGGAATGTGACGGGACTTTCTACAGGCTCGATGATGTGGCAGTTCACTTTGAGCCTTTCACGACTTCGCCCTTCGAATTTACCAAGAGCAACGAAGACACCTTGAAGCAGTTGTTTGAGAAAATTAAAGCAAGAAAATAA
- a CDS encoding flavodoxin family protein — MKVIAINGSPRKKWNTATLLEKALEGANSEGAEVELIHLYDLNFKGCTSCFSCKLKGGKSYGKCAMKDELTPVLEKLKDADAVILGSPIYLGNSTGEMRSFMERYVFPYLTYSDNLPSLYPKNTPVGFIYTMGVKEEYFDMFGLRKTIELNENFTKRIFGYSESLYSADTYQFDDYSKYVSDRFDPEEKAKRRKEVFPHDCEKAFEMGVRFVKRQRALEAQK, encoded by the coding sequence ATGAAAGTAATAGCAATAAACGGAAGCCCTCGAAAGAAATGGAACACAGCTACTCTACTGGAAAAAGCTCTTGAAGGTGCAAATTCTGAAGGTGCAGAAGTTGAGTTAATCCATCTCTATGACCTCAACTTTAAAGGCTGTACAAGTTGTTTTTCCTGCAAATTAAAGGGTGGAAAAAGTTATGGAAAATGTGCAATGAAGGATGAGCTAACACCTGTGCTTGAGAAGTTAAAAGATGCAGATGCAGTGATCCTGGGTTCACCCATCTATCTTGGAAACTCAACAGGTGAGATGAGGTCGTTTATGGAACGCTATGTGTTTCCATACCTGACGTATTCCGATAATCTGCCCTCGCTCTATCCGAAAAACACTCCTGTTGGTTTTATCTACACAATGGGGGTAAAGGAAGAATACTTCGATATGTTCGGTCTCAGAAAAACCATAGAACTAAACGAAAATTTTACGAAAAGAATCTTTGGATACTCAGAATCACTATATAGTGCCGATACATATCAGTTTGATGACTATTCAAAGTATGTTTCAGATAGATTTGATCCCGAAGAAAAAGCAAAAAGGCGAAAAGAAGTGTTTCCTCACGACTGTGAAAAGGCCTTTGAGATGGGAGTTCGATTCGTTAAGCGACAAAGAGCTCTAGAAGCACAGAAGTAA
- a CDS encoding SIMPL domain-containing protein translates to MPQENKNDKLYYVIIALSVVLVLMSATTYAISQSGSEKNTENTLSVSGYAEQKIIPDTATLNIGAVVQSETAKEAADKNAVLMSAVIAELKAMGLQDKEIRTSYVSVSPVYNYDVNNTQTIKGYSASNSVQITTKNLDNLSEIIDRSTAAGANDIGSISFSVSDEKQKQLREELMNEAVADASSKATTLAKSLGTEITSVHTLSVSENNDSGVNYEYDMATTAKGAVSTPIQPGESTVSMSVQVMYHIK, encoded by the coding sequence ATGCCACAGGAAAATAAAAACGATAAGCTTTATTACGTTATCATTGCGCTATCAGTTGTTCTGGTGCTGATGTCAGCAACAACATATGCCATTTCACAGAGTGGGTCCGAAAAGAATACGGAAAATACTCTTTCTGTTAGTGGATATGCTGAACAGAAAATTATCCCTGACACGGCAACATTGAATATCGGTGCTGTAGTTCAATCTGAAACTGCAAAGGAAGCGGCAGATAAAAATGCAGTTCTTATGAGCGCTGTAATAGCAGAACTCAAAGCAATGGGATTGCAGGACAAGGAAATACGGACATCCTATGTTTCCGTGTCCCCGGTATACAATTATGACGTGAACAATACGCAAACAATCAAAGGTTACTCTGCGTCCAACAGTGTGCAGATCACAACCAAAAATCTTGACAACCTGAGTGAGATCATTGACAGGTCTACAGCTGCCGGAGCTAATGATATTGGAAGCATTTCATTCTCGGTATCCGATGAAAAGCAAAAACAGCTTCGTGAAGAACTAATGAATGAAGCAGTGGCAGATGCATCCTCTAAAGCCACTACGCTTGCTAAGAGCCTGGGGACTGAGATAACCAGTGTGCATACTTTGTCTGTAAGTGAAAACAATGATTCCGGAGTAAATTACGAATACGATATGGCAACAACAGCAAAGGGAGCAGTGTCCACCCCAATTCAGCCAGGCGAATCTACTGTCTCAATGTCGGTACAGGTTATGTACCACATTAAATAA
- the purN gene encoding phosphoribosylglycinamide formyltransferase gives MESENTKKLQIAIFASHTGTNMQAIIDACRRGDLNGDVCAVISNNSNSQALEKARTSGVRAYHLSNKTHPEEDELDEAIYKVLTESGTNIVVLAGYMKKIGPKVLKHYKGRILNIHPSLLPKYGGKGMYGSNVHRAVIDAGEKITGVTIHLVEEEYDTGKIIRQCEIEVLESDTIDTLSKRVLEKENSFYVETLKLISENEIKLQ, from the coding sequence ATGGAAAGTGAAAATACAAAGAAGTTACAAATTGCAATATTTGCTTCTCACACAGGAACCAATATGCAAGCGATTATTGATGCTTGCAGAAGAGGGGATTTGAATGGGGACGTATGTGCTGTTATAAGTAATAACTCAAATTCGCAAGCTTTGGAGAAAGCAAGAACATCGGGAGTTCGTGCATATCATCTAAGTAATAAAACACATCCAGAAGAAGATGAACTAGATGAAGCAATATATAAAGTACTAACTGAAAGTGGCACAAATATAGTCGTCCTTGCAGGATACATGAAAAAGATAGGACCTAAGGTTTTGAAACATTACAAAGGACGTATACTCAACATTCATCCTTCACTCTTGCCCAAATACGGTGGCAAAGGAATGTACGGAAGTAACGTACACAGAGCGGTTATTGATGCAGGAGAGAAAATTACAGGGGTTACAATCCATTTGGTAGAAGAGGAATATGATACAGGAAAAATAATTAGGCAATGTGAAATTGAAGTTCTAGAAAGTGATACAATAGATACCCTGTCAAAAAGGGTACTTGAAAAAGAGAACTCCTTCTATGTAGAAACTTTGAAACTAATAAGCGAAAACGAAATTAAATTGCAGTGA
- a CDS encoding class I SAM-dependent methyltransferase, with protein sequence MFGENEKNVSKLKDFWVEFFADRRDGGHRSSAEEFISMEAKEKLFHLDGGKTLLDFGCGAGELLVYYAPEYEHLVGVDFSASMLDEASKKVRDRKYGNISLIQADDKTVWEKLDCSFDRITAAGVVQYLTSQEIDSFIFNASNYLNKGGKIVLFDILDPRLYPLWKIGLFSQNAGFLNILRKVGFEFKVMLSASLNNHPKDILGFSHNPNAIKKIAEKYNFEATFVKSMYYEYKYHAIMSRTSEVQEF encoded by the coding sequence ATGTTCGGGGAGAATGAAAAAAACGTATCCAAATTAAAGGATTTTTGGGTCGAATTTTTCGCAGATCGGAGAGACGGTGGCCATAGATCTTCAGCTGAGGAATTTATTTCCATGGAAGCTAAGGAAAAACTGTTCCATCTGGATGGTGGTAAAACCCTGCTTGACTTTGGATGCGGTGCAGGTGAACTTCTGGTTTACTATGCGCCGGAATATGAACACCTTGTAGGGGTTGACTTTTCAGCATCCATGCTTGATGAAGCAAGCAAAAAAGTTAGGGACAGAAAATATGGGAATATATCGTTAATTCAGGCTGATGACAAAACTGTCTGGGAGAAACTTGATTGCTCCTTTGACCGAATAACCGCAGCTGGAGTGGTCCAATATTTGACATCCCAGGAAATTGACAGTTTTATCTTTAATGCATCAAATTACCTTAATAAAGGGGGTAAAATTGTGTTGTTCGACATACTGGACCCCCGATTATACCCATTATGGAAAATAGGGCTGTTCTCACAAAACGCAGGTTTCTTGAATATTTTACGCAAAGTTGGCTTTGAATTTAAAGTTATGTTATCTGCAAGCTTGAACAATCACCCAAAAGACATTCTCGGTTTTTCCCATAACCCCAATGCAATAAAAAAAATAGCCGAAAAATACAATTTTGAGGCTACTTTTGTAAAATCAATGTATTATGAATACAAATATCATGCAATAATGTCTCGAACTTCAGAAGTTCAGGAATTTTGA
- a CDS encoding cytochrome b5 domain-containing protein, giving the protein MGEIVRKALIILVLLFSTFLAIGCSGNEPVVPNETGTPNETGTPEEVVTPIEVSTPTGEKAIERQNTTETQNVTDKSKTKEYTLEELAEYNGKNGVAYVAYEGQVYDVSDDDLWKNGSHKGCNAGTDLTGKMDKTPHGAKILKGYPVVGTLKK; this is encoded by the coding sequence ATGGGTGAAATAGTGAGGAAAGCACTTATTATATTGGTACTGTTATTCAGCACATTCCTCGCAATAGGATGTTCAGGAAACGAACCTGTAGTTCCAAACGAAACTGGAACTCCAAACGAAACTGGAACTCCAGAAGAGGTTGTAACTCCAATTGAAGTATCTACTCCAACTGGAGAAAAGGCAATTGAGAGACAAAATACAACTGAAACGCAGAATGTGACTGATAAATCGAAAACAAAAGAATATACACTTGAAGAACTTGCAGAGTACAATGGTAAAAACGGGGTCGCGTACGTTGCCTATGAAGGGCAGGTCTATGATGTCTCTGATGATGATCTTTGGAAAAATGGCAGTCATAAAGGATGCAATGCTGGGACAGATCTTACTGGAAAAATGGACAAAACACCACATGGAGCTAAAATATTAAAAGGTTATCCTGTTGTAGGGACTTTAAAGAAATAA
- a CDS encoding metal-dependent hydrolase, whose translation MLLFGHIGVTLGIFFVFSYVAPQLKTIIDKRYLAIGALLPDLIDKPLGMIVFASTISNGRMISHTLLFSFTIFLIGLYFYDKRNDIAIVSLASGSFFHLMEDQMWNTPNTLFWPLFGWSFPKDNIADGVAFLLMLFKKSFTLNFSQGFALDHTFIPELLGMIVIVIFTLNWLKNKLSKASSEDEEIKKEITKKPTIETNVLYIAGFLVFGLLSVRAIIAL comes from the coding sequence ATGCTGCTCTTTGGACACATTGGTGTTACACTGGGGATATTTTTTGTATTCTCATATGTTGCACCACAGTTAAAGACTATCATAGACAAAAGATACCTAGCTATTGGAGCTCTTTTGCCTGATTTGATAGACAAACCATTAGGAATGATTGTTTTTGCATCAACCATTTCAAACGGACGTATGATAAGTCATACATTATTATTTTCCTTTACTATCTTCCTGATAGGCTTATACTTCTACGATAAAAGAAACGATATAGCAATTGTTTCCCTTGCTTCAGGTTCTTTTTTCCATCTTATGGAAGATCAGATGTGGAATACGCCAAATACCTTATTCTGGCCTCTGTTTGGATGGAGTTTTCCAAAAGATAATATTGCTGATGGAGTTGCATTTTTATTAATGCTATTTAAAAAATCTTTTACACTTAACTTTTCGCAGGGTTTTGCTCTTGACCACACTTTCATTCCAGAACTACTAGGAATGATAGTAATAGTTATTTTCACTTTAAATTGGTTAAAAAACAAATTGAGCAAAGCAAGCTCTGAAGATGAGGAAATAAAAAAAGAAATTACTAAAAAACCGACTATAGAAACAAACGTGCTTTATATAGCAGGTTTCCTGGTGTTTGGACTACTTTCTGTAAGAGCGATTATAGCACTTTAA
- a CDS encoding N-acetyltransferase, whose product MITAEQSNTDNIYIREVSSESDLEESLRTVKTSFITIAKNFNLTEKDNPSSPAFTNITKLKEMKVNGVKMYGLYVGAKQEGFVAIEKAKDEVFYMERLAVHPDSRHKGYGRNLIDFVVEYAKQNGGKKVSIGIINENEKLKNWYKKYGFKETGLKKFEHMSFTVCFMEKVLL is encoded by the coding sequence ATGATCACTGCAGAACAAAGCAACACTGATAACATATATATCCGAGAAGTTTCTTCTGAAAGTGATTTAGAAGAAAGCTTGAGGACTGTAAAGACTTCGTTCATAACTATAGCAAAAAATTTTAATCTTACCGAAAAGGATAATCCTTCAAGTCCCGCTTTTACTAATATTACTAAGCTTAAAGAAATGAAAGTAAACGGCGTAAAAATGTATGGTTTATATGTTGGAGCTAAACAGGAGGGTTTTGTGGCAATTGAGAAAGCAAAAGATGAGGTTTTTTATATGGAGAGACTAGCGGTTCATCCGGATTCGAGACACAAAGGCTACGGAAGAAATCTGATAGACTTTGTAGTTGAATATGCTAAACAAAATGGGGGGAAGAAAGTCTCAATTGGAATCATAAATGAGAATGAAAAACTAAAGAACTGGTATAAGAAATATGGGTTTAAGGAGACGGGCTTAAAAAAGTTTGAACATATGTCTTTTACTGTTTGTTTTATGGAAAAGGTTCTTCTATAA